In a genomic window of Zonotrichia albicollis isolate bZonAlb1 chromosome 7, bZonAlb1.hap1, whole genome shotgun sequence:
- the SEC24C gene encoding protein transport protein Sec24C isoform X1, with amino-acid sequence MSVNQQAHPGPPYGQPQPGYQGFQQPAYGGQSLPGAPQSQYGAYNGPVPGYQQPVPPQGYFPSLGFPSKGSPVSLNSDTSLAPNFIGSLRAPPTSGAPPPASGASHPSGHVSYSQFEHGDVQNGIPASAAPMQRPPASQPFLPGSAPTPVSQISTFQQYGPPPGSVQQLRNHMAGMTIGSTAASAPPPAGLGYASVPPVSGSVSATGSGLYTPYSASQGPPPPSVSQALPVAQPPFPGQTIPTQRLPAQVPGFTPPPPSAGVGPSSYPPTTGAPRPPAMPGPPLPGQTLAGPPSSQPNHVSSPPPPSTMAGLHPGPPMSGLHGPPPPTHPPQPGYQMQQNGSFGQMRGPQPNYGGAYPGAPNYGSPPGPPPPPKRLDPDSIPSPQLNELPPQQKPRHRIDPDAIPSPIQVIEDDRNNRGSEPFVTGVRGQVPPLVTTNFLVKDQGNASPRYIRCTSYNIPCTSDMAKQSQVPLAAVIKPLATLPPEETLPYLVDHGESGPVRCNRCKAYMCPFMQFIEGGRRFQCCFCSCVTEVPPHYFQHLDHTGKRVDFYDRPELSLGSYEFLATVDYCKNNKFPSPPAFIFMIDVSYNAVKSGLVRLICEELKSLLDYLPREGNMEESAIRVGFVTYNKVLHFYNVKSSLAQPQMMVVSDVADMFVPLLDGFLVNVNESRTVISSLLDQIPEMFADTRETETVFAPVIQAGLEALKAAECAGKLFIFHTSLPIAEAPGKLKNRDDRKLINTDKEKTLFQPQTSFYNNLAKDCVAQGCCVDLFLFPNQYLDVATLGVVPYQTGGSIYKYAYFQLETDQYRFLNDLRRDVQKEVGFDAVMRVRTSTGIRATDFFGAFYMSNTTDVEMAGLDCDKTITVEFKHDDKLSEDSGALLQCALLYTSCAGQRRLRIHNLSLNCCTQLADLYRNCETDTLINYLAKYAYRGVLSSPVKTVRDALINQCAQILACYRKNCASPSSAGQLILPECMKLLPVYLNCVLKSDVLQPGPEVTTDDRAYIRQLVTSMDVAETNVFFYPRLLPLTKADVDSDSLPAAIRNSEERLSKGDIYLLENGLNIFVWVGVNVQQSLIQNLFGVSSFSQISNALSTLPVLENPFSKKVRSVVDMLQGQRSRYMKLIIVKQEDKLEMLFKHFLVEDKSLSGGASYVDFLCHMHKEIRQLLS; translated from the exons GTTACTTTCCTTCCTTGGGGTTTCCTTCGAAGGGCTCTCCTGTATCTCTCAACTCTGACACTTCTCTTGCACCTAATTTCATAG GTTCATTAAGAGCCCCACCAACATCTGGagctcctcctccagcctctggAGCATCTCATCCTTCTGGCCACGTGTCATACAGTCAGTTTGAACATGGAGATGTGCAGAATGGAATTCCAGCCTCAGCAGCCCCAATGCAGAG GCCACCTGCTTCTCAGCCGTTCCTGCCAGGCTCAGCACCCACGCCTGTCAGCCAGATATCCACGTTCCAGCAATATGGGCCCCCCCCAGGCAGcgtgcagcagctcaggaatcACATGGCAGGGATGACAATTGGCTCtactgcagcctctgctcctcccCCAGCTGGACTGGGCTATG CATCGGTTCCTCCGGTCTCAGGAAGCGTTAGTGCGACGGGATCTGGTCTCTACACACCTTACAGTGCGAGCCAAGGGCCCCCTcctcccagtgtgtcccaggcTCTTCCTGTGGCCCAGCCTCCGTTTCCTGGTCAGACAATACCAACTCAGCGCCTGCCTGCTCAAGTTCCTGGTTTTACCCCACCTCCTCCTTCTGCAGGGGTTGGACCTTCCTCTTACCCTCCTACCACAGGTGCTCCAAGGCCACCTGCCATGCCAGGCCCACCACTGCCTGGGCAGACACTTGCTGGACCACCATCCTCCCAGCCTAATCATGTTTCCTCACCACCACCTCCATCAACTATGGCGGGGCTGCACCCTGGGCCTCCCATGAGTGGTCTTCATGGACCACCTCCTCCCACTCATCCTCCTCAGCCAGGATACCAAATGCAGCAGAATG GTTCTTTTGGACAGATGAGGGGTCCCCAGCCAAACTATGGAGGAGCCTATCCAGGAGCACCAAATTATGGAAGTCCCCCTGGACCGCCACCTCCACCAAAACGCTTGGATCCAGATTCCATTCCTAGCCCT caacttAATGAGCTGCCACCCCAGCAGAAACCCAGGCACAGAATAGACCCAGATGCAATTCCTAGTCCA ATTCAAGTGATTGAAGATGACAGAAATAACCGTGGGTCAGAACCATTTGTCACTGGAGTGAGAGGGCAGGTCCCACCTCTTGTTACTACAAATTTCTTGGTCAAGGATCAAG GTAATGCAAGCCCCCGCTACATCAGATGCACATCTTACAATATTCCCTGCACATCTGACATGGCCAAACAATCCCAAGTTCCCCTGGCTGCTGTCATAAAGCCGCTGGCTACTCTGCCGCCGGAGGAG ACCCTTCCTTATTTGGTAGACCATGGAGAATCCGGTCCTGTCCGATGCAATAGGTGCAAAGCTTACATGTGCCCTTTTATGCAATTCATTGAAGGTGGAAGGAGGTTCCAGTGTTGTTTCTGCAGCTGTGTCACTGAGG ttCCACCTCACTACTTCCAACATTTGGATCATACTGGAAAGCGAGTCGATTTCTATGACCGACCTGAGTTATCACTGGGCTCATACGAGTTTCTAGCAACAGTTGACTATTGCAAG AATAACAAGTTTCCTAGTCcacctgcttttatttttatgattGATGTGTCTTACAATGCTGTGAAGAGTGGCTTAGTAAGGCTAATATGTGAAGAATTAAAGTCACTCCTAGATTATCTGCCCAG GGAAGGGAACATGGAGGAATCGGCCATTCGGGTCGGCTTTGTCACCTACAACAAAGTTTTACACTTCTACAACGTGAAGAGCTCACTGGCACAGCCACAAATGATGGTGGTCTCAGATGTGGCAGATATGTTTGTGCCACTCCTTGATGGTTTTCTGGTGAATGTGAATGAGTCCAGGACAGTTATTTCCAG TTTGCTGGATCAGATTCCAGAAATGTTTGCAGACACGAGAGAAACAGAAACTGTATTTGCACCTGTGAttcaagcagggctggaggcactgaaG gcagctgaGTGTGCTGGCAAGCTCTTCATTTTCCACACCTCTCTGCCCATTGCAGAGGCTCCAGGGAAGTTAAAGAACAGGGATGATAGGAAACTGATCAACACAGATAAGGAGAAG ACTTTGTTTCAACCACAGACGAGCTTTTACAACAACTTGGCCAAGGACTGTGtggcccagggctgctgtgtggATCTATTCCTCTTTCCAAACCAGTATTTGGATGTGGCCACGCTGGGTGTGGTACCTTACCAGACAGGAGGCTCCATTTATAAGTATGCCTATTTCCAG CTGGAGACAGACCAGTACAGATTCCTGAATGACTTGAGAAGGGATGTGCAGAAAGAAGTGGGATTTGATGCCGTAATGAGAGTGCGCACAAGCACAG GTATTAGAGCAACGGACTTTTTTGGAGCTTTCTATATGAGCAACACAACTGATGTAGAGATGGCAGGTCTGGACTGTGATAAAACAATAACAGTGGAATTCAAGCATGATGATAAATTGAGTGAAGATAGTGGTGCACTGCTTCAG TGTGCTCTGCTGTATACAAGTTGTGCAGGACAGCGACGGCTCCGCATTCACAATCTGTCCTTAAACTGCTGCACACAGCTTGCTGACCTCTATCGGAACTGTGAGACTGACACCCTCATCAACTACTTGGCTAAGTATG CATATCGTGGAGTCCTGAGTAGTCCAGTGAAGACTGTACGAGATGCACTGATCAACCAGTGTGCCCAGATCCTAGCCTGCTATCGAAAGAACTGTGCTAGTCCCTCTTCTGCTGGCCAG CTCATCCTCCCCGAATGCATGAAGCTGCTTCCTGTGTACTTGAACTGTGTGTTGAAGAGTGACGTTCTGCAGCCCGGCCCAGAGGTCACCACGGATGACCGTGCCTACATCCGTCAGTTAGTGACATCCATGGACGTGGCTGAAACTAATGTTTTCTTTTATCCCAGGCTTTTGCCCCTG ACCAAAGCAGATGTTGACAGTGATTCCTTGCCAGCAGCCATTCGGAACTCTGAGGAGCGTCTCTCCAAGGGTGACATCTACCTGCTGGAGAATGGGCTGAACATCTTTGTGTGGGTGGGAGTCAACGTGCAGCAAAGCCTGATCCAGAACCTTTTTGGAGTGTCATCCTTCAGTCAAATTAGCAATGCCTTG AGTACCCTGCCAGTCTTGGAAAACCCCTTTTCAAAGAAAGTGCGGTCTGTTGTTGATATGCTTCAAGGGCAGAGATCCCGCTACATGAAG TTGATAATTGTGAAGCAAGAAGATAAGCTGGAAATGCTGTTCAAACACTTTCTAGTGGAGGACAAGAGTCTGAGTGGGGGGGCTTCATATGTGGACTTCCTGTGTCACATGCACAAGGAGATTCGGCAGCTACTGAGCTAG